From Anopheles darlingi chromosome 2, idAnoDarlMG_H_01, whole genome shotgun sequence, the proteins below share one genomic window:
- the LOC125959326 gene encoding brachyurin-like codes for MKLLSFNRNFNCAISLKAKEIGFQSIIPFRDAQRSSRIVNGFPAAPGQFPYQVFLSGQVAGGSLACGGSLISSEWVLTAAHCQTGVISFTVRAGTTNINEGVVRTSNAILPHPNYDPSTLNNDIGLIRLSEPVPLGGNIQAVALPEANLAETFLNRVATVSGFGRTSDASGAISQTLNFVDLTVISNIECMGTYGPATIIDSTLCAVGRDATNQGTCNGDSGGPLTVSENGQSLQIGVVSFVAAAGCEAGFPSGYVRTTHFREWIRQNALV; via the exons ATGAAATTGCTG TCGTTTAACCGAAACTTTAATTGCGCGATTTCATTAAAGGCTAAGGAGATTGGCTTCCAGTCGATTATTCCTTTCCGCGATGCTCAGCGAAGCTCACGGATTGTGAATGGTTTCCCAGCTGCACCGGGTCAGTTCCCGTATCAGGTATTCCTGTCTGGACAAGTTGCAGGTGGTAGCTTGGCCTGCGGTGGTTCCCTGATCTCCAGTGAATGGGTATTAACTGCTGCTCACTGCCAAACTGGGGTCATCTCTTTCACCGTCCGAGCTGGAACAACCAATATTAATGAAGGCGTTGTGCGCACCTCCAACGCGATTTTACCCCATCCTAACTACGATCCAAGCACTCTCAACAATGATATTGGCTTGATCCGCCTTAGTGAACCTGTACCCCTCGGAGGCAACATTCAGGCTGTTGCGCTTCCAGAAGCAAATTTGGCTGAAACGTTCCTGAATCGTGTAGCTACTGTATCTGGATTCGGTCGTACCAGTGACGCAAGCGGTGCTATTTCGCAAACACTCAACTTTGTGGATCTGACTGTCATTTCCAACATTGAGTGCATGGGTACGTATGGCCCCGCAACCATTATCGACTCCACCCTCTGTGCCGTCGGTCGTGATGCTACGAACCAAGGTACCTGTAATGGAGACTCCGGTGGTCCACTTACCGTCTCGGAGAACGGACAGTCGCTGCAGATAGGTGTGGTATCTttcgtcgctgccgctggcTGTGAGGCTGGCTTCCCATCTGGCTATGTGCGTACGACTCACTTCCGTGAGTGGATCCGTCAGAACGCTCTTGTATAA